The region aagagttttaaaatgaCCATAATTACCAATACCAATCCTTAAGATAATTTTGCTGAATAAAGAATTGGAGCGGGTTGGGgactgtttttgcttttctgccACATGGGTTGACGGATGCTTGTTAAAACAGTGCCTTATCATGCTTGAACACAGGGTGCTGCTAAGTAGTTACCCTCAATTCTTCTATTGCTGGATTTTACCATCTTTAgctgtgcattaaaaaaaaaaaaaaaaagaaacacctttTTCTAGCCCCTTCATTGCCTTTGCATGCATTACCTTCCAGGATTCTGCTCTTTTTTGGACTTCTCCCCTGCTACCCATGTGCTTCTTGGGTAGAGTTCATTTCCTATTTGTATCAAAGGCTGAGTGACACAGGTCTGCTCTGTCTCTGATTATTTATCGGCACTAGGGTCCAGTTTAATACTCTTCCTTTGTGACTATTTTGAATACTCCCAACTGCTTAAACACACaagaacacacacaaagatatacTCAGGGACAATCATTAAATAGCCTTCCTCTTCTGGTTTGCTAAGAGAAACTAAGGCACAAAGAGGAAGCCTCCATGAATCAGGGTCAGTaactgaagtcaagtggcctATCTTTGCAAACTGCTTTTTCCACTACCTTCTTGCTGATTTGAGAAACAGCAGAAAAATGAATGACAGTTTAAATTTGATGTTTATTTCTGCCTTTCTGCAAATCTCTGCCATCCAGTAAACTCCACTTTCTTAGAAAAGGAAGTTCTTCTGTGATCTAGGCATGGGAAAGTGTTTTAGCCGCAGTGGCTTTGGATTGTCAGAGATAAAGCCATGCCACAATCCAGATTCAGTGAAGAGCTGAAAGAATTCAGATATTGGTGCCATGGCGGTTTTCTTAAGAAGGACAAACCCTGCCCTTGAGCCAAGCCACTGGGACTCCTAGAGTTTAGCTGAGGCTAAATCATGCCTCCCCTTGAAGGTTGTTTGGTTCAGAAGAACTACATTGTGGACAAAGAGGATAGAAACTAATCCAAAGTGCCATCAATCAACCTCTGCCACAGCTCAGGTTCCCCTGGGTAAGAGGCTTCAGAAGGAAAAGATGAGCTTGGAGGTCACCTGAGGGTCTACTTAGCCTATATTATCTCTAGTAACGGGCAGTAATAGAAGCAAAATAACCTGGACAAATGCAAGGTGTTTGGATGAATCCGGCAGTGTACACTGGGCTTTTGTCAGGCATCAAACAGGCAAGGTTGGAAGGTGTGCTTTGTGCTCAAGGTTTTGGCCATCCTGAAGGAGAATCGTTTTGGCAGGGCATGCTAAGTAGTCTACTTCAAGCTTCTCTTGGGTCCAGCTGCCATCATCAGCCAGTCCACAGGAATGCCCAGCAGGTCACAGCTGACGTCCCACAGCCGCCTTGCTACTGTCTCATTACGAGCCTGTGCAGAGACCCATGCCACATGGCAGTCActggaagggaaagagagaggcttAGCACACAGGGTTAAGAATGCAGTCTGCCCTCCGCCTGGCATAAGGAACACGACAGAAAAATAACCCGGGGATGACGTGTGTTCTGGGTGCTTCGCAGGACCAGTGTTTGTCCTATCTCTTCATTCTCCAGTCTTCACCCCAGAGAAAAATGGGGCCAGAACCATTTTGGAGCTCACTAGACCACCTGGGATCAGAATGTTTGTTTGATATATAATACACATCATTTAGTCTTTATAtcccccttgtgtgtgtgtgtgtgtgtgtataaatatttaattataacatCAGTGCCTGGCTGATACCTGTGTATATCCATCTTGTTCAAATATATCTGTAAGGTCAATTCTGTAAGAAGTTGTACGGTGTCATGTGGCTGAGATACTACATTGCTCATAGATGCTTGGAGTGATTGAAAAAGTGCTTCTTCTTTCTGCAGGGTACCTACAGTTATAAGTGTTTTTAAACTCAAAGAACAAGTAAAGTCAGCTTCATAAccaacaaaagaaggaaaagatgataagagaaaagaaacggtaatgcagggacttccctggtggttcagtggttaagacactgcctTCCAatgaggtgcaggtttgatccctggttggagagttaagatcccacatacctcattgccaaaaaaaccaaaacaaaaacagaagcaatattgtaacaaattcaaaatgactgttaaaatggtccacattaaaaaaaaaatcgtaaaaaaaaaaatgataataaggtCCCATCTGTTTCATATACCTTCTCTTCACTGTTGTAATTCCAATTATTTTAAGTCCCCATTAAATACAGGAGAGATATCCCAACTCTTTACTGCCCAGAAAAGTTTCTCAAGAATAattcttttactcatttttgtaTTCTCTGCATCTAGTACACAGCAGGGATTCAATGAagggttatttttttaatgattgactAAAGGGAATCACAATCTTTGAAGTCATGTGAGAAACAATTTTTAAGACTATACCGTTTTAGGGGCTCCCCTGGCGGCTCCACAGTAAAGGatctggcctgccaatgcaggagacacaggctcaatccctggtctgagaagattccacatgctgcggggcaactaacaCCATGCGTCAgtactactgagcctatgctctagagcccaggaatctCGACTATTGagcccacttgccgcaactacggaagcccgcTTGCCCTAGAGCGCGCAgactccacagcaagagaagccactgcaaagagaagcccacgcatcgcaactagagagtggccccagctcgctgaaactagagaaaagcccctgaagcacagcctaaaataaataaaattactaaaaaaaaacacactataCTATTtcaggactttcctagtggtccagtggttaagaatctgcctgccattggaggcgacatgagttctatccctggtccaggaaaatcccacttgctccagagcaactgagcccatgtttCACAACTACTAAAGACCTCACACCTGGAGCCTGGGCGCCACACCAGTGAGACGCCCAGGCTTCGCAtagagtagcccttgcttgccACAACCGGAGAAAGCCTgtacatagcaatgaagacccagtgaagcccccaccaaaataaataaataaatatatatatttttaaagggtaTAGTGTATCAAACAAATCCAAATAATTTCCTACAGGcaataaaattccattttcaaaaacagacacatttgTACCTGAAATGATTTCCGCTGAGAACTTCTAGACCCTCCGTTAAGGCACAGTATAGGCTGGTCTGGGCTCCCTGCTGAGGGGTCTTGATGAAGAAGGAGAAAATCCACCAGATCCATCTCATGAGGGCTGAGTGCCGAACCAGTTCAGAGTTGACTGTGCCAGGGTGCACAGAGTACACCGTGACGCCAGAGCCTGATGCTAGGAAGCCATATAGAAAGGGGAAGACAGGACTTGATGATGCCGAATGGCCAAAGAGGGCAGGAGACGTGAACGGACATTTGCCTGCTGTGGACTCTGTTCTCCTGATGCTGTCACAACCACTCCTCACAGTAATGTATACCTGCACTTCACGGACTACGGTTCAGGCTCAGCGTGGCTATTAACTGTCAGGAAGCAGCAGAGCCAGGACCCACTCAGAAGCACTTGACATTGTTGATCACTGCCTTTCTAAAGCTGCCTTTTCACTGATGGTGGTAAATCTCCAGTACTATATGGAAAGATCTCTAAAATACTATGTTAGAATTTCAATTCCTTATGTATGGTATAGACACAGTTAAATGCACAAGAAAATAATTGGAGAGGTGCACATCAAGTTGTTGACAGTGGTTTCTTGGGGCAGGCAGTGGAGGGGAAGCAGAAGAGGGACAGAGAAGAGTAAGTAAAGGGCGCTTTTCATTTCTAACTCTGTGTACTTCCATATTATTGGAACATTTTTTCACAGTGAAAATTATTCATGCGTTACTAGATTCATTTTACATGGGACAGCTGGATTAAAACTTGTTAATTATTTCTCTCTCCTGTTGGATATGAACcactccacccccagcccctaaTCCAGGGTGTAGAATAACATGGGCCCTGAATACATGGCTATTGAATGGCTGAATGAATGACTCGTCATCATGCCCAGGTTTCTTTCTTTGCATCACAGCTTATTTCCCACCTAATCCTCATCCATCAGGTGTCCTTACTTGTGTATCCTCTTGCTCTTGTCTGATCCTGACAGCTGGACCCATCTCTGCACTTCTAGGCCCCCCTAGCACCCTGACCAACTTTTGGTTGATTTTCACCACCCACTTCTCCTGATCCATCTATAGCTGATAAAGGATATCACGCCCTAGGCATAGACTTTCCTCCCCATCTCACAGCTGTTCATGTGGTTTGACATTCCTGTTCCAGTAATGAAGCGCCTGTGTCTGATTCCTTCTGCCTGATCTGCTTGCCTCAAGTCTAAGCACTTTTAATTGTCCACATTGGATTTCCTTGCTCTTTATTGGAAATCCAGAGTAGACTGTGCTAAGGACCTCTGGTTGTGTCTGGAGACTCCCTTCCTCAAGCATACATTTCCCTTTTATTTGAACCTTTGCTGTTAGGTTTGAACCCTCACCCTCTATAGTCCCAGGACCTGTTTTATCCTAGTGTTTGTAGCCAGTGCCACTTTTGGTCCCTCCATTCTATCTAGAAGTCAAAAACCTTGACTTGCTCATGAGGCTTAAATTAATCATGACAATAACCCATGAAGCAGTCCCACTTTACATATGAGGAATTAAGTCTTGAAAAGTTAAGCAACTTGCTGCAGGTCATGCAGCTAGTAAATACCAAAGCCAAGCTTTCAGAACTCCCTCATCACCTCCAACATTCATTTGTGGGCTGTTTATTAAAACCATACCCAAGCAGAGCCATGAAAGCAGATGCTGTCCATCAGATGGGCTCCAGAAAACAGCTCTGATTCCGGTGACTTTTAGCTACTTCCCATTGACCCATGTCTCCATACTCACTACTTTTAAGCCTACCTTTTAGCCTCCGGGCCAGTTCCTGGGTGAAGAGAATGTTGGCTAATTTGCTGTGACAGTAGGCCAGACCTGATTGGTAGAACTTCTCGCCCTGCAGGTTATGGAAGTGGATCCTTCCCAGGTGATGTGCTAAGGAAGACACATTCACCACCCTCGATGGTGCTGATTCCTTCAGCTTTTCTAGCAACAGATGGGTCAGGAGGAAGTGACCTATGAGAAAAAGAATTAACAGATTTCAGGGCCAATGTGGGGGTAAAGGGAGGAGTGGTGAGCCAGGCTCCGCTATGGGAGACAGAGAATCCAATAATAAAGCCTTTTGCTTCATTAATTCATTACTAACTACAGAACAAGTTCAATGAGAGTTTAGGGACATAGGAACAGCCAAAGACATGCGACATCCTTCTATGATAGAGGTCTAGATTATGTGAatatgaattctccaggccagaatactggagtgggtagcagttcccttttccaggggatcttcccaacccagggatcaaacccaggtatcctgcactgcaggcagtctttaccagctgagctaccagggaagccctcatgaatCTGAAGTCATATCTTATTCCAACTTTTAATAACATCACTGTTGCCGggaggaagccaattctgacCCCGTgatggaactgtttctttgatttgctctttgctgcttttgttattaaaatcatacagaatggtttgcctcagagaatcctgcccctctgcctggctgTTAAACTAAAAGTGCCTTTGTTTAGAACCCTGTCCCCCTGTGGATGGCAGGAAgggagaaattaacacatcccatgcctgaggcttgccattccaGCAGATGTTTGCCAAGATTAACggtctttttactttgcttccttaCCTATCCCCATCTCTGATCTATAatagaacctggcatccagaacCTGATAAGATGGTTACTTTGAGGTGCTAGCCTGCCACCTTCTCAGTCTGCCTGTTTCCTTcttaaagtctcttccttgcctcaacactgCGCCTCTCGGATTCATTGGCCTGTCGTGCAGTGAGCAGAgtaagcttggactcagtaacaactGTTTAAGAGCCAATGGCCTCCATTTGATGCTGCCACAAGGGTGGCTACAAAGAAAGCAACATAGCACCCACTCTAATTAGGTTAAGTTAAACTGAATGtaaaacacagattaaaaaatgGGGGGAACCTCAAGGGAGCCTGAGCATTCTGGCAGGACCAcactatttattaaattaatgtatttatggTCTGTTACGGCCCAGAGGTCCATTCACACCACAAAGAAGGCACCATATGACCCTAAGATTTCCAATGAGAATTTAACTTTCCCTTTAGCTTTGTGATGAGACAAGATTTCTTACCTAAGTGGTTGACTCCCATATGCATCTCAAAGCCATCTGCTGTTTTGGAGTAGGGACACATCATCACTCCTGCGTTGTTAATCAAAATGTGGAGATGCTTTTCCTCTGCGGGGAAGAGGAGATGGAGCGTGTACGTGGTCAGCCACGGCTGTTATGTCTTCAAAATCTGCCCCACACCCACGCTTTGAAAAGGGGGATGCatggcttcaatctttcctctattttcccttcatatttattttgtattgtatttcattttaagaTCCTAGTTGAATCCTACATACTCTTACTACAGGGAAAAATTCCACATGACATGACCAAATGGCCTTTCCAATCTTTCCAATTCAGGACCTACTGACTCATTGGTTTTGGGAAGTGTTCTATCTCTCCCAATAGAAAGACTTCCCCAGCTGAATGAGAAAttccaaaacaagagaaaaacaggatGTTTGGTACACCTCCCTGCCACTTGGTTTCAGGCCCCCAAAGAAACACTGATTTCACCTCTGTTTCAACTGCCAATGctcttatgatttcttttttcatacCATTTGTAATTTTTGTCTAAAAGCATGTATCAGTGGAAGTTTTCCTTGGGAGGCCGGGATCCCTGGGTTATGAGGGAAAAAGTCTACAGAGTGCTCTGGGACTTGCTTTCGATGTGACACTATGGGGTTCTATGCTAATTTCTTGGCTTAAGTTTCTTGCATCAGTTAGTGATGTGAATGAAATTCCCCCCGCCCCCATACATGATGTCAGCCTGAAGTTCTAATTTCTTGCAGATGACCTTTTATTCACCCACCCCCTAGGGAGACGATAGGCTTCTTTGTCATATCCTTGAGCAGCTggcctgggtttttttttttctaagcccCTGTACCCTGGACCAGATCCACTTTTTGTGGATCCCAGCCTGACGTGGAGCCTCAGGTACAGCAACCCAGCCCTCGACGTCCTGAGGCCTCATCTCTTATCTCTATATGGATATTTGGACTCCAGACCTTAAAGCCCAGATGGAGTTCTGGTACACATATGAGATTTTTGGCTTTAGTTCTTACACACTACTACGACATTTTGGGgtgaattgtatttatttatttatttttggctctgctgggtcttcgttgttgcatgtaggctttctctagttgtggcgagagggggctactcttgTGGAGAGCGAGCTCTAGGAAgatgtggctcacaggcttagttgccctgaggcatgcaggatcctcctggaccagggatcgaacctgtgtcccctgcgttggcaggttgattcctaaccactggaccactgaggcAGTCTGCTATGACTTTTCAAAGTCactttttttcctacctcttgaGGATTTCCCTTTGTTACTAATGAGTTCCACTATGAATCCAAAAGTTTTGGTTGTATCTTGTCTAGCATTTCTAGAtgtcagagagggagagaaatctTTTCCTTTTAGCTAAGTCTTCCATGTTCATTGCAAGACCCACAGCATAGTCCCTAGTTGGGCACCTACCTTCTAGGAAGCGCTTAGCAAAGGCTCGAATAGATTTAGTATCAGCCAAGTCCAGTTTCCGCACCAACACTTGCTGGTTCCCTGTCATCATCTGGATTTCTCTGGCCACCAATTCCCCCTTTTGCACGTCCCGGCAAGCTAAATACACACGGGCTCCTGTCAACCAACATATAAGAGAGACAAACTGTTGGCTCTGTTTTTGAGTGAGCATCAAAGACTTAATTCtaatgttaaatattattttctactgTTTGTTTCTAAAAAGGGATTACCCCTACTTCACAAAGAGGTATCTGATGAataaatcaggaaagaaaaataaataaacacttttcaTTATATCCATTATATGTAGAATATGTACAACATTCAGATCAGCAGATCAGTGGGGCCCTTCAAATGTTCTTTAATTCCAAGCCTGggaggaaataatgaaaatggtCGTCATGGCAAGGGAtaaaataacagtaacaacagGAGACCTAAAGAtaagtttctccaaagaagacagagagggccaacaggcacatgaaaagatgttcaacactgttaattattagaaatgcaaatcgaaactacaatgagattatcacctcataccagtcaggaTGGGCAtcattaaaagtctacaaataacaaaagctggagagggtgtggagaaaagggagcacttctatgctgttggtgggaatataagttggggcagccactatagaaaacagtccTTGGAAAACGGaaatatagaattaccatatgaaccAGAAATCTACTCCTATtctgacaaaactataattcccaaagatacatgcacctttgtttcatagcagcactattcacaaaagccaagataaggaaaaacccaaatgtccactgacagatgaatggataaaaaaaatatggtacatatacacaatggaattctactcagccgtaaaaaagaatgaaataatgccatttgcagcaacatggatggaactagagattctcatactaagtgaagtgaagtcagaaagggaaagacaaataccatatgatatcacttacatgtagaatctaaaatatgacacagatgaagctgtctgcaaaatagaaacagcctcacaaacacagagaacagacttgtagttgccaaggCGGAGAAGGGAGCAGGTTGCATGCATTGGGAGTTAGGGGTTGGCAGAtgaaaactattacatatagaatggataaacaccaaggtcctactgtatagcacaaggaactatattcaatatcctgagataaaccataatggaaaagaatataaaaaagaatgtatgtataactgaatcactttgctgtacacaaaGTGATTAACACAAAtaaacacaacatggtaaaatCAACTATAagggtgttagtcattcagttgtgtctgactctttgagaccccatggactgtagacccgccaggctcctctgtccatgggattctccaggcatgaatagtggagtgggtagccatccccttctccaggggatcttcctgacccagggattgaacctgggtctcctgcattgcaggcagattcttaaccacctgagccaccagggaagccccaaatcaactatacttcaattaaaaacaaacaaacaaacaaacaaactagtaGCGGGAGGGAACTAAAAGCAGATAGACTTGCCTCTTCGAGCCAGCTCTTTGGCGGTCTCCTTCCCGATACCTGTGTTGGCTCCAGTGACCACAGCCACTTTTCCAGGAAGCTGGATGGTTGATGTACAAACCCCGCTGGACAGCATCTTCCTGCAGACAGAGGAGTTatcagttcttcattttctttgcctTAGCCAGAGGCTCCTGCAACACCCCCTTATCTACACATCCCAAGGCTGACGGCTGTCCTTTTACAGACTGAAGGAAGActggaggaaagaaaacaaaagttttctGCTCTTAAGATTTTCTTGCTCAAATTTTTTCTGCTCTTgcttaaggacagaaatgattcTATTGTAAGGGCAACTTTTAACTTTAGCTCCTTGCAGTATAAGAACTGGATGAATATTTGAGCTCTTGGTGGAGCTCTTCCTTGGGCTGAGGAAATCACAAGCCTCAGcctagaaaaagaaagagctgGTTCCCTGATGTTAATCGGTCGATAAAACGGGCACTTTATGGCCTTTATGGTTGAATAAAACAGCTTACCcaacaaaaaaagttaaaaattatgaaaGCTTGTCAACCTGGGACAAAATGAAAGCAATCAccttcctccccgcccccccagctCCCTAGCATGAACAGTTAAAAATAAGGCAAAACATGAAGTAAATAAGTACAGAGCAGAACTTGAGATTCCAGTCCTGGTTTAATCAGTACAAGTCCTTCTTCCTAATCAATACACCACCCTACTTCTCCAAGGAATTAATGCATAAACAGGTATTAGGTCTTAGATTGTCCTTTACTCTGCAAAGCCTGGGGACtccatttaaaagaaatcaattgACTGGGATacgcattttttattttttattttttttcgcatttttaatttaaatgtttcacTGAAAATTGCAAAGCACACACTGCTAGCCACTCAAGTTCCTGCTTAGAACAAACAGGCCAATAAGGAAGCAAGGTGCCCACCAGCGGGTATCCTTCTCCTCAGACAATCCTCCCGGCTCAGTTTTCCCACGTTCATTCCGCTTCTCCTCCAGGAGCACCCACGGGGACCTCAACCCAGCTGTTCCTTCTCCTTAACCAACAGGATAGAAAGAGACAACCAGCTACGAAAGTCCAGCTCTGGTCCAGGCCCCATGACCTAGCTTGGTAAGTTGGAAACATGACCCTTGGGGTATAACTTTGATTAGAAAAATCTCTGAGGCATGAgcagtattttcagttcagttcagtcgctcagtcctgtccgactgtttgcgaccccatggactgcagcacgccaggttcaaCGTTTCACTGAGATTCTGTGTGGATCAGAGGATGTTGCGgcggaaaagagaaaaagcagcgTATTCATCCGAGTATCGCACTCGTGTGAGCTTCTAGAGGTGGGAGCGCGGCGAGTTCAGAGGAGGAACAACAAAATTGGAGAATCGGCTCGAGCGAGGAGAGGAACGAAGAAGGAGTGAATGTGTAAGAAACGGCGGAGGGTGATCTAGCGCGCCTTCCAGTTCCACTCGGACCTTCCACGCCACCCAATCCCTACCGAGGGAAGGAGTGTTCTCTGCAGTCATAGGTCCACCGTCACTACTGGTGACTTACTCAGAACCAATCAGCAGGCTGCCTGTCCGGCAACTCGCTGCTGATTCTCTGGGGCACTAAGCCAGCCATTGGCTGATTATCACCTGGTGAAGAGACCACGACCCTCA is a window of Ovis canadensis isolate MfBH-ARS-UI-01 breed Bighorn chromosome 7, ARS-UI_OviCan_v2, whole genome shotgun sequence DNA encoding:
- the RDH11 gene encoding retinol dehydrogenase 11, which translates into the protein MVGVLLLLLLLPFLLYIAAPQIRKMLSSGVCTSTIQLPGKVAVVTGANTGIGKETAKELARRGARVYLACRDVQKGELVAREIQMMTGNQQVLVRKLDLADTKSIRAFAKRFLEEEKHLHILINNAGVMMCPYSKTADGFEMHMGVNHLGHFLLTHLLLEKLKESAPSRVVNVSSLAHHLGRIHFHNLQGEKFYQSGLAYCHSKLANILFTQELARRLKASGSGVTVYSVHPGTVNSELVRHSALMRWIWWIFSFFIKTPQQGAQTSLYCALTEGLEVLSGNHFSDCHVAWVSAQARNETVARRLWDVSCDLLGIPVDWLMMAAGPKRSLK